taattttctagcACAGTTgctttagaaatgtttttgtaaggAGATATTTATTATCTGTACATatgacaaattaaaataattttgctGCAAGGATGACTGTGATATACAGTGTAAGGTACAACATGAGTATGTCTTAAGCTGAAAGACAAACAGTTAAATTATGTATCTGTGCTATTAATGATCTGCACAAATCATATCTCAATTTCCAGGAAAAAGTTGTGTCTAGACATTGAGAGCTACAGCGGTGTAATCAGATTCAGGGCAATAAAGCATCAAGGTGTAAACATTCATTTCCAGCATAAAACCATCCTAGCACTGCAATTTATGATTGTAATTCACCTTTatgttttgtaaataatattttgctttatCCAGTGCCTCTGTGTTACTTTTGCATTTCAGCACTCCCTGGTCTTCATGAAAGAGCAAGTCCACTGAGAATACATTGCTCCTGTGAATTGTTCGGCTGCTTACTGGAGCAACATAATCCGGATCATACGTGTGATGGAGCACCATGAAAACAACAGGCCGGTTTTCTAGAAAGGAAAATATAATAACTACCGTAAAATTTTCGTTTcagaaaaaatgaatttttaagCACATGCCATGAAAATATTAATCTCTTTTTCCTCAGAACAATTACCTGGTATCTTCTGAAGAGCGGCTTGAATGTCCGTTCCAGCTCGAGACACAATCGGGACAAAAGCGATAATTACATCACTCTGATCCCCAGAGATCCCTTTGTTTTTGGGACTGATACCCAGATGACTCAAAATGTTCTTGTGACAATTCATATCATTCCCAATGGCCATAATGTGGAATCTGGGCCCTTTTGACCATCCGACTGAAACAGAATTCAGAAGGCCAGAGAAGTACAGAAAATGGCATATGTTGCAATTTAAATTTTCAACGTAtatgatatatacagtatcatcgatacataattaatacttgAATTTGGCAGTACAGGAAGCCTACCTATCTTGAGAATAAAGTATATCCATCCCTGTAAATCAGACTGTAAATGAAGATCAAAACAATCAAGcttcagtttctgaaataatcCAACCAGCCCATCTGTGCACTAACAATCACAATGTGTTTTCAGATGATACAGTAATCTATCAACCTTTTAGATAAAATCACTTATACCAAAGTGAGGCTGGATTCTCACACATGCTACAgtttacagttttttattaatgcactcgttctcatacattattgtttctatagtaacggctcagtCACAGGGATTTGTGCGGCTAATTCTCCATGTAACTAGATAAAATTCTTATGCAGTTGTTGATATAGTGAATTTTTCTGAATGAAAGGAGTCTCTGATAACAcagggttttattccttacatcaGAAATACTACTTATGGAGGAACAGAAACAGCTACACAAAATAGACATTTAATCCATTACTGGGACATTTAAGTGATTTGCTTAGTGAGTCTATAGAATGCAATAACAATTATCTACCTGAAAATACTGCCAAGTCTTCTTCACtggaataaaagtaaataaatggtTAATTGCCTTTTTTATAGACACCTTAAACTGTTATAATGCTAGCTCTGTGCTCTGTATTAGAAACTTACCTGCTTGTATTATCCATACAACCACTtgctaaaacaaaaataaaataaaaaaaagtgtaagtTCACCTTCAGTCTGTGGCATGTGAAATAACAGTATGTAATCTCTGTCTCAGTTAATACATGTTCAAATCATAAATCTAGAGATAAAAAGACCTTGCTCTGGCTGTAATGGAATGCTGATAAAGGTCTAGAATGATCTAGTttaatttacagaaatataactgGATTCATTTCTGTAAACACATGAAAGTTATACTGAAACACTGTCTGTCCTCAGTTCCACAAGGAAATTTACTGAATCCAGAGATCACTATGAAACTCCTGACCTCACCTCTCTGTGACAGAACAAAACAATCTACATGAAACTGCAGAAAATGAAATGACAGTCTATCATAGTTGTGATACTTGTCTGTCTGTACTATAAATCACATAACAGTAAAATCACTCTTGTGAATGAAGTAAAGCCTAAATGTATTTAAACTTTCCAAGTTAAATGCATGTTATATCCCGAACGGCTACGCCCTCTACCAACCAGCAGGAGAGCTATGTTGAGCTATGTCCGGGTCAGGTCACTTTCAGGTTTTATGGACATTTAAGCAGCACGCATGACGTCTTCTTCAAGAAGTATCGTTTGTGCATGTTACATACCAAGCCTTTTAATTATTTCCTAGTTTGTCATGTGTATGACCCAGTTTGTATTCTCTCCACTTTGATTCTCTCTTTGTgcgttttggatttgtttgctggATTGTCACTAAGGTTCTGAACTTTTTGCCTGTTCTTCTGACTCTGATAATGGAtactgttttggatttgtttgctgtatttattttttttgttccaatAAAGTCAGTGTATGGATCCCAGATCTTCTGCTTCAGGGCTTTCATTACACCATATTACTATCATTCAAACTTCAGCCACAGGAAGGAGATTAATTAGAAACGATGTTCAGTTATTGGAACTGGAAGACTTGTGGCAGATGAAACAGTAATCTATCAACATTTCAGGTAAAATCTGTTATATCACAGTAATGCTGAATtctacagttacacacatgcTACAGATTACAGTTTTTTATTAATGCACTCTTTCTcatacgttattgtttctacagTAACGGCTCAGTCACAGGGATTTGTGCGGCTAATTCTCCATGTAACTTAGATTAAAAAATCTTGTGCAGTTATTGATATAGTGAATTTTTCTGAATGAAAGGAGTCTCTGATAACAcagggttttattccttacatcaGCAGTATTAATTATGGAGGAACAGAAACAGCTACACAAAATAGACTCATCTACCTGAAAATACTGCCAAGTCTTCTTCActggaaaaaaattaacaaatggTTAATTGCTTTTTTATAGACAGACAACTTAAACTGTTATAATGCTAGCTCTGTGCTCTGTAGCAGAAACTTACCTGCTTGTATTATCCATACAACCACTCgctaaaacaaaaatcaaattaaaaaaagtgtaaGTTCACCTTCAGTCTGTGGCATGTGAAATAACAGTATATAATCTCTATCATAGTTGTGATACTTGTATGTCTGTAGTTTAAACCATATAACAGTTAAATCACTAAGATTAAAAAAGTAAAGCCTAAATATATTTCAGAATTTTCCAAAGTAAATTGATAGTACTGTCCTTTGAACCTCAGCCACAGGACGGAGATTAATTAGGAACAATGTTCAGTTACTGGAACTCTAAGTCTTGTGGCAGATGAAACAGTAATCTATCAACCTTTCAGATAAAATCAGTTACTCTACAGTGACACTTGCACAGTTTAGCCAGTTGgtaaaacaaaaatctaattTGAAAAACATATTTCACTTTCAGTCTGTGGCATGtgatataacagtatataatcTCCGTCTCAGTTAATACATGTTCAAACCATAAATCAACAGATAAAGACCTTGCTCTGGCTGTCAGGAAACTCTGATCAAGGCCTCAAATGATCTAGCTTCATTTACAGAAA
This genomic window from Hemibagrus wyckioides isolate EC202008001 linkage group LG27, SWU_Hwy_1.0, whole genome shotgun sequence contains:
- the LOC131347854 gene encoding uncharacterized protein LOC131347854 isoform X3 translates to MDLCSILTFVRNLINGIYGCVYQVVVWIIQAVKKTWQYFQSDLQGWIYFILKIVGWSKGPRFHIMAIGNDMNCHKNILSHLGISPKNKGISGDQSDVIIAFVPIVSRAGTDIQAALQKIPENRPVVFMVLHHTYDPDYVAPVSSRTIHRSNVFSVDLLFHEDQGVLKCKSNTEALDKAKYYLQNIKVNYNHKLQC
- the LOC131347854 gene encoding uncharacterized protein LOC131347854 isoform X2; translation: MDLCSILTFVRNLINGIYGCVYRVVVWIIQAVKKTWQYFQQVVVWIIQAVKKTWQYFQGWIYFILKIVGWSKGPRFHIMAIGNDMNCHKNILSHLGISPKNKGISGDQSDVIIAFVPIVSRAGTDIQAALQKIPENRPVVFMVLHHTYDPDYVAPVSSRTIHRSNVFSVDLLFHEDQGVLKCKSNTEALDKAKYYLQNIKVNYNHKLQC
- the LOC131347854 gene encoding uncharacterized protein LOC131347854 isoform X1 — protein: MDLCSILTFVRNLINGIYGCVYRVVVWIIQAVKKTWQYFQQVVVWIIQAVKKTWQYFQSDLQGWIYFILKIVGWSKGPRFHIMAIGNDMNCHKNILSHLGISPKNKGISGDQSDVIIAFVPIVSRAGTDIQAALQKIPENRPVVFMVLHHTYDPDYVAPVSSRTIHRSNVFSVDLLFHEDQGVLKCKSNTEALDKAKYYLQNIKVNYNHKLQC